A single window of Nicotiana sylvestris chromosome 3, ASM39365v2, whole genome shotgun sequence DNA harbors:
- the LOC104223577 gene encoding superoxide dismutase [Cu-Zn] 2 isoform X2 produces the protein MGALKAVAVISGNNSVKGSLQFIQQPNGSTHVRGRITGLAPGLHGFHIHALGDTTNGCNSTGPHFNPLKKDHGAPTDDVRHAGDLGNIVAGPNGVAEISISDMLIPLSGVHSILGRAVVVHADPDDLGRGGHELSKSTGNAGARVGCGVIGLQSSV, from the exons atggGCGCCTTGAAAGCAGTGGCTGTCATCTCTGGTAACAATAGCGTCAAAGGCTCCTTACAGTTCATCCAACAACCCAACG GCTCTACCCATGTGAGAGGAAGAATAACTGGTCTCGCTCCAGGTCTTCACGGTTTCCATATTCATGCTTTGGGCGATACTACCAATGGCTGCAATTCCACTG GACCTCATTTTAATCCACTTAAGAAGGATCATGGAGCTCCCACTGATGATGTGCGTCATGCGGGCGATTTAGGCAACATTGTTGCTGGTcctaatg GGGTGGCCGAGATATCAATTTCAGATATGCTG ATTCCGCTTAGTGGAGTACACTCCATCTTGGGGAGGGCAGTAGTTGTGCATGCTGATCCTGATGATCTGGGAAGAG GTGGACATGAACTTAGTAAGTCAACTGGGAATGCCGGTGCAAGAGTTGGCTGTG GCGTTATTGGGCTTCAGTCATCTGTTTAG